The following are encoded in a window of Mycobacteroides chelonae CCUG 47445 genomic DNA:
- a CDS encoding ATP-binding protein codes for MELCHGSIAEVSPTFRNAFASGNRLTAAPPLRRRTGGRVIAGVAGGLADHLDVPVFRVRLAFAVLGAASGMGIAAYGLLWLLMPPGDDVAAVSATDRRRATGLLLLSLAALIILMSTVSGSTAALVFPIVLALVGLAVVWREFDSQGPSSAVLGESGKSSLLTLVRVIAGAALVFGGIAVVVLRNVDLSSLRDSLVAIAATLVGAMLLTVPLWLRLWRALGAERAARIRTEEREEIASHLHDSVLQTLALIQKRTDNPSEVLRLARSQERELRSWLFSAGVSSDSSLAQELRTVAGEVEDAHTVVVNSVIVGDADLSLEPETRRALIGATREALVNAAKHSGQSDINLYAEVEPGQISVFVRDRGKGFDLEAVPQDRQGIVRSIKARVMRRGGQVQIKSEIGKGTEVRITMPYKLYDVDEKEE; via the coding sequence ATGGAGCTTTGCCATGGCAGTATCGCAGAGGTGAGTCCCACGTTTCGGAATGCCTTCGCCAGCGGGAATCGGCTGACTGCCGCCCCGCCCTTGCGTCGGCGTACCGGTGGCCGGGTAATCGCCGGGGTCGCCGGGGGGCTCGCCGATCATCTCGACGTTCCGGTGTTTCGGGTGCGGTTGGCCTTCGCAGTGCTTGGCGCGGCCAGCGGAATGGGCATCGCGGCGTACGGGCTGCTGTGGCTGCTGATGCCGCCGGGCGACGACGTTGCCGCTGTCAGCGCAACGGACCGCAGGCGGGCGACGGGGTTATTGCTGTTGAGTCTTGCCGCGCTGATCATCTTGATGTCGACGGTCAGTGGTTCGACGGCGGCACTGGTTTTCCCCATCGTGCTGGCACTGGTGGGGCTCGCCGTGGTGTGGCGCGAATTCGATTCGCAGGGGCCGAGTTCGGCCGTGCTGGGGGAGTCGGGCAAATCGTCGCTATTGACCTTGGTTCGGGTTATTGCCGGTGCCGCACTGGTCTTCGGCGGGATCGCCGTGGTGGTCTTGCGCAATGTGGATCTGTCCTCGCTGCGTGACTCGTTGGTGGCGATCGCGGCCACCCTGGTGGGCGCAATGCTGCTGACGGTGCCCTTGTGGTTGCGGTTGTGGCGTGCCCTCGGTGCCGAGCGTGCCGCGCGCATCCGTACCGAAGAGCGTGAAGAGATCGCCTCGCATCTCCACGATTCGGTGCTGCAGACGCTGGCGCTGATCCAGAAGCGGACAGATAACCCCAGCGAGGTGCTACGGCTGGCTCGCAGCCAGGAACGCGAATTGCGCAGCTGGTTGTTCTCCGCGGGGGTGTCCTCGGACTCGTCCCTGGCGCAGGAGCTACGTACCGTGGCCGGAGAGGTGGAGGATGCGCATACCGTGGTGGTCAATTCGGTGATCGTCGGTGATGCCGACCTATCTCTGGAGCCCGAGACCAGACGAGCGCTGATCGGGGCAACCCGCGAGGCACTCGTCAATGCTGCCAAACATTCCGGGCAATCGGATATCAACCTGTATGCCGAGGTGGAACCCGGCCAGATCAGTGTGTTCGTCAGGGATCGGGGCAAGGGGTTTGATCTGGAGGCGGTGCCACAGGATCGGCAGGGCATCGTGCGCTCCATCAAAGCCAGGGTGATGCGCCGGGGTGGGCAGGTGCAGATCAAGTCGGAGATCGGCAAGGGCACCGAGGTGCGAATTACCATGCCGTACAAGCTCTACGACGTCGACGAGAAAGAAGAGTGA
- a CDS encoding DNA polymerase Y family protein: MADLPATRPVAVTLANRVTACTAAARALGVRRGMRRRESQARCPQLHIAVADVDRDARFFEPMIAAVDDLVPGAEILRPGLMALPVAGAARYFGSEQTAAERLADAVSVAGAECQVGIADQMSTAVYAARHAALVPPSGDAEFLASLSIKEMAAEPSLCHPQREDLVDLLWRMGIRTMGAFAELARSDVASRFDDDAVQAHRHARAESQRPPSGHAVPAELGVALPCDPPIDRVDAAAFAGRTLAMSLHEVLSSAGVACSRLAIHAVTVDGQELSRVWRCAEPLTEEATADRVRWQLDGWLARRRSLDGPVAMLRLEPVEVVAAEALQLTLWGAVGAEERQRARRALTRVQDLLGEESVQVGVVSGGRGPAERITLVPLGDELRPRADPDAPWPGRLPDPAPAVLLGEDGEPVELLDVDGAPVTVTGRGMFSGEPARVRRGDGRWELSWWAGPWPIDERWWEEREPTPTRASVAARAQVLLEGKGGGQALLLHFRRQRWYVEGVYE, translated from the coding sequence ATGGCCGACCTTCCTGCCACCCGGCCCGTGGCGGTGACCCTGGCCAACAGGGTCACCGCGTGCACGGCCGCCGCGCGGGCGCTGGGAGTCCGCCGGGGTATGCGCCGCCGCGAGTCCCAGGCCCGTTGTCCACAGCTGCATATCGCGGTGGCCGATGTCGATCGCGATGCGCGGTTTTTCGAGCCGATGATCGCCGCGGTGGATGACTTGGTGCCGGGGGCCGAGATTTTGCGCCCGGGGCTGATGGCGCTTCCGGTGGCCGGTGCGGCCCGGTACTTCGGCAGCGAGCAGACCGCGGCCGAGCGGCTGGCCGATGCGGTGTCGGTGGCCGGGGCCGAATGTCAGGTGGGCATCGCCGATCAGATGTCCACGGCGGTGTACGCCGCGCGGCATGCGGCACTGGTACCGCCCAGTGGGGATGCGGAGTTCCTGGCGTCCTTGTCCATCAAAGAGATGGCTGCCGAACCCAGCCTGTGCCATCCGCAGCGTGAAGACTTGGTTGATCTGCTGTGGCGCATGGGAATACGCACCATGGGTGCCTTCGCGGAACTAGCGCGGTCCGATGTCGCCTCACGGTTCGACGATGACGCGGTACAGGCGCACCGCCATGCGCGAGCTGAATCGCAGCGTCCTCCCTCGGGGCATGCGGTCCCGGCGGAGCTGGGAGTCGCGCTGCCGTGCGATCCGCCGATCGACCGGGTGGATGCGGCGGCTTTCGCGGGACGCACGCTGGCGATGAGCCTGCATGAGGTGCTGTCCTCGGCAGGAGTGGCCTGCTCCCGGTTGGCCATTCACGCGGTGACGGTGGACGGCCAGGAGCTGTCGCGGGTGTGGCGGTGTGCCGAGCCGCTCACCGAGGAGGCGACGGCCGACCGGGTCCGCTGGCAGCTTGACGGCTGGCTTGCCCGGCGCCGGTCTCTGGATGGGCCGGTGGCGATGTTGCGGTTGGAGCCGGTCGAAGTGGTGGCCGCCGAAGCGCTGCAGTTGACGTTGTGGGGAGCGGTGGGCGCCGAGGAGCGCCAGCGGGCCCGCCGCGCATTGACACGAGTTCAGGATCTGTTGGGAGAGGAGTCGGTACAGGTGGGAGTGGTCAGCGGTGGGCGGGGCCCAGCCGAACGAATTACTTTGGTGCCCTTAGGGGATGAGTTGCGCCCGCGGGCCGATCCTGATGCGCCGTGGCCCGGGAGGCTGCCCGATCCGGCTCCTGCGGTGCTGCTCGGTGAGGATGGCGAACCGGTGGAGCTGTTGGATGTCGATGGAGCACCGGTGACGGTGACCGGGCGGGGAATGTTCTCGGGGGAACCGGCCAGGGTCCGGCGGGGCGATGGCCGTTGGGAGTTGAGTTGGTGGGCAGGGCCATGGCCGATCGATGAGCGATGGTGGGAGGAACGGGAACCGACTCCTACCCGGGCATCGGTGGCCGCTCGGGCCCAAGTGCTGCTGGAAGGCAAGGGCGGTGGTCAGGCGCTGCTCCTGCATTTTCGGCGGCAGCGGTGGTATGTGGAGGGCGTTTATGAATGA
- a CDS encoding FAD-dependent oxidoreductase: protein MSSPAAVPVKAEADTDFDVLIVGSGFGGSVTAMRLTEKGYRVGVLEAGRRFSDEEFAETSWNLRKFLWAPMFKCFGIQRIHLLSNCMILAGAGVGGGSLNYANTLYVPPEPFFSDPQWRGITDWRSELSPHYEQAQRMLGVVKNPTFTDADRLIKEVADDMGAGDTFVATPVGVYFGPEGAKAPGVKVADPYFGGAGPDRVGCTECGSCMTGCRVGAKNTLVKNYLGLAESSGAQVIPLTTVTAVEEGADGIWRVSTKTTGRWMRKRRKTYTAKYVVLAAGTWGTQNLLFKMKDKGLLPRLSQRLGVLTRTNSESIVGAGRLEYKDDLDLTHGVAITSSFHPTSDTHIEPVRYGKGSNAMGLLQTLMTDGDGEKSRWRQLIEAARADPRGTLRMLNVTQWSERTVIALVMQHLDNSITTFTKKTLFWRRLDSKQGHGEPNPTWIPAGNEATRRLAAKIDGVAGGTWGELFNIPLTAHFLGGAVIGTSPEDGVIDPYHRVYGYPTMYVVDGAAISANLGVNPSLSITAQAERAASLWPNKGETDLRPEQGLPYQRMAAVPPSHPVVPAGAPGALRSLPIEPVRSVS from the coding sequence ATGTCATCACCGGCAGCAGTCCCTGTGAAAGCTGAAGCAGATACCGACTTTGACGTCCTCATTGTCGGATCCGGATTCGGCGGGAGCGTCACCGCCATGCGATTGACCGAAAAGGGTTACCGCGTGGGCGTCCTGGAGGCCGGCCGCCGGTTCTCGGACGAGGAATTCGCCGAGACGTCGTGGAATCTGCGCAAGTTCCTCTGGGCGCCGATGTTCAAGTGCTTCGGGATTCAGCGGATCCACCTGCTGAGCAACTGCATGATCCTGGCGGGTGCCGGGGTGGGCGGTGGATCGCTGAACTACGCCAACACCCTGTACGTGCCGCCGGAGCCGTTCTTCAGCGATCCACAGTGGCGGGGCATCACCGACTGGCGTTCCGAGCTCTCGCCGCACTACGAGCAGGCGCAGCGGATGCTCGGTGTGGTGAAGAACCCCACCTTCACCGACGCGGATCGGCTCATCAAGGAAGTCGCCGACGACATGGGCGCCGGTGACACCTTCGTCGCCACCCCGGTGGGTGTGTACTTCGGGCCCGAAGGCGCCAAGGCGCCCGGAGTCAAGGTGGCCGATCCCTACTTCGGCGGTGCCGGGCCCGACCGCGTGGGCTGCACCGAGTGCGGTTCCTGCATGACCGGTTGCCGGGTCGGAGCCAAGAACACCCTCGTCAAGAACTATCTGGGACTGGCCGAATCCTCTGGCGCCCAGGTCATTCCGCTCACCACTGTCACCGCTGTCGAGGAGGGCGCCGACGGAATATGGCGAGTCTCCACCAAGACCACCGGTCGCTGGATGCGCAAGCGACGCAAGACCTACACGGCCAAGTATGTGGTGCTTGCGGCCGGGACCTGGGGCACCCAGAACCTGCTGTTCAAGATGAAGGACAAGGGCCTGCTGCCCCGGCTGTCACAGCGCCTGGGCGTGCTGACCCGGACCAACTCCGAATCCATCGTCGGTGCAGGCCGATTGGAGTACAAGGACGATTTGGACCTCACCCATGGAGTGGCCATCACGTCGTCGTTCCACCCGACCAGCGACACGCATATCGAGCCGGTGCGCTACGGCAAGGGTTCCAACGCGATGGGTCTACTGCAGACCCTGATGACCGACGGAGACGGCGAGAAGTCGCGGTGGCGTCAGCTCATCGAGGCCGCCCGTGCCGATCCGAGGGGCACCTTGCGCATGCTCAACGTGACGCAGTGGAGCGAGCGCACCGTGATCGCCCTCGTCATGCAGCACCTGGACAACTCGATCACCACCTTCACCAAGAAGACGCTGTTCTGGCGGCGCCTTGACAGCAAGCAGGGCCACGGCGAGCCCAACCCCACCTGGATTCCCGCGGGCAACGAGGCCACCAGGCGACTGGCCGCCAAGATCGACGGTGTGGCCGGTGGCACCTGGGGCGAGCTGTTCAACATCCCGCTGACCGCGCACTTCCTGGGTGGGGCCGTGATCGGAACGAGCCCGGAGGACGGTGTCATCGATCCGTATCACCGCGTGTACGGCTACCCGACCATGTACGTCGTGGACGGTGCGGCCATCTCGGCCAACTTGGGCGTCAACCCATCGCTGAGCATCACCGCACAGGCCGAGAGAGCGGCGTCGTTGTGGCCCAATAAGGGCGAGACGGATCTGCGGCCGGAGCAGGGTCTGCCGTATCAGCGGATGGCGGCGGTTCCCCCGTCGCACCCCGTCGTCCCGGCAGGTGCGCCCGGTGCATTGCGGAGTCTGCCGATCGAACCCGTGCGGTCGGTCAGCTAG
- the guaA gene encoding glutamine-hydrolyzing GMP synthase, which yields MAQTEQHGDRPVLVIDFGAQYAQLIARRVREARVFSEVIPHSASIDEIKERNPRAIVLSGGPSSVYEEGAPQLDPAVFDLDVPVFGICYGFQAMAQVLGGTVAHTGTSEYGRTELKVVGGDLHEGLPGLQPVWMSHGDAVTEAPQGFTVVASSEGAPVAAFEDRARRLAGVQYHPEVLHSPHGQQVLSRFLHEFAGIESAWTAANIAESLVEQVRTQIGDGRALCGLSGGVDSAVAAALVQRAIGDRLTCVFVDHGLLRSGERAQVEHDFVAATGAKLVTVDVAEKFLGELAGVSDPETKRKIIGREFIRAFEGAVSDAIGNSEDGIEFLVQGTLYPDVVESGGGSGTANIKSHHNVGGLPEDLTFTLVEPLRLLFKDEVRAVGRELGLPEEIVGRQPFPGPGLAIRIVGEVTSDRLDTLRRADAIAREELTAAGQDRNIWQCPVVLLADVRSVGVQGDGRTYGHPIVLRPVSSEDAMTADWTRLPYEVLERISTRITNEVPEVNRVVLDITSKPPGTIEWE from the coding sequence GTGGCGCAAACGGAGCAGCATGGCGACCGACCGGTTCTGGTCATTGACTTCGGGGCACAGTACGCGCAGCTGATCGCGCGGCGCGTGCGTGAGGCGCGGGTGTTCTCCGAGGTGATCCCGCACTCGGCGAGCATCGATGAGATCAAGGAACGCAACCCTCGGGCCATCGTGCTGTCCGGTGGTCCATCGAGCGTCTACGAAGAGGGTGCACCTCAACTCGACCCCGCCGTATTCGACTTGGATGTTCCGGTTTTCGGTATCTGCTACGGCTTTCAGGCCATGGCGCAGGTGCTCGGCGGAACCGTCGCACACACCGGCACCAGCGAGTACGGCCGCACCGAGCTGAAGGTCGTGGGCGGAGACCTGCATGAGGGCCTGCCCGGCCTTCAGCCCGTGTGGATGAGCCACGGCGATGCGGTAACCGAAGCACCCCAAGGTTTTACCGTGGTCGCCAGCAGCGAAGGTGCTCCCGTGGCGGCTTTCGAGGATCGGGCACGGCGTCTGGCCGGGGTGCAGTACCACCCAGAGGTGCTGCATTCGCCGCACGGACAGCAGGTGCTCAGCCGCTTTCTGCATGAGTTCGCGGGCATCGAATCGGCATGGACGGCAGCCAATATCGCCGAATCGCTGGTCGAGCAGGTGCGCACGCAGATCGGAGACGGGCGTGCGCTGTGCGGGCTGTCCGGCGGGGTGGACTCAGCGGTGGCGGCGGCCCTGGTGCAACGCGCCATCGGCGACCGCCTGACCTGTGTGTTCGTTGACCATGGGCTGCTACGCAGCGGTGAGCGGGCGCAGGTGGAGCACGACTTCGTGGCGGCTACGGGCGCCAAGCTGGTGACTGTCGATGTCGCGGAAAAGTTCCTGGGTGAGCTTGCCGGTGTCAGTGACCCGGAGACCAAGCGCAAGATCATTGGCCGTGAATTCATCCGGGCGTTCGAGGGCGCCGTCTCCGATGCGATCGGCAACTCGGAGGATGGCATCGAGTTCCTGGTGCAGGGCACGCTGTACCCCGATGTCGTCGAATCCGGGGGCGGCAGTGGCACTGCCAACATCAAGAGCCACCACAACGTGGGCGGGCTCCCCGAAGATCTGACCTTCACCCTGGTGGAGCCGCTGCGGCTGCTGTTCAAGGACGAGGTCCGCGCGGTAGGCCGTGAACTGGGTCTGCCCGAGGAAATCGTTGGCCGCCAACCATTCCCGGGGCCCGGGCTGGCCATCAGGATCGTCGGTGAGGTTACCTCCGATCGGTTGGACACCCTGCGCCGTGCCGATGCCATTGCGCGCGAGGAACTTACCGCCGCTGGTCAGGACCGCAACATCTGGCAGTGCCCGGTGGTGCTGTTGGCCGATGTGCGCTCGGTTGGGGTGCAGGGCGACGGACGCACCTATGGGCATCCGATCGTATTGCGGCCGGTGTCCAGTGAGGACGCGATGACCGCTGACTGGACCCGCCTGCCTTATGAGGTGCTGGAGCGGATTTCGACGCGAATCACCAACGAGGTTCCCGAGGTGAACCGGGTAGTGCTGGATATCACCAGCAAGCCGCCCGGCACCATTGAATGGGAGTGA
- a CDS encoding PspC domain-containing protein, with protein sequence MDTDTTTKRTPSSTLGDMWRTRPLRLPGHGKLAGVAAGIGYRYNVDPLLVRVIFVVTTIFGGAGAIMYVACWLLMPTARYTTPYHESKVKMVFWIIVLLLVGGPFIDPDRDPWGFVSAVVLLGGWYLLYQRQTETPPPPASSTTQPGPAEDGEPNSHTAATSPLLPPPPPNWDPLRAAPFAWDLPDPAPLPAPPAKPKSPVPKVTIGAALIVSALLVAIGLLGANWVTPVVVAAAALVVLGVGLLVGAWLRSGYSLLFLAIPLAGFVVVASSIGPLEVSLNVGDQNYRVTEASDIEEYYEVGVGTITLDLTQVTLTNDKTVYLDVGMGDIQVLVPPSMNVRTSCEVGMGSFDCLPSPKGVGPVLTINATANVGSIEVQRV encoded by the coding sequence ATGGACACGGATACCACCACCAAACGGACGCCGTCCTCCACGCTCGGAGACATGTGGCGCACCCGGCCGTTGCGGCTGCCCGGGCACGGCAAGCTGGCGGGTGTTGCCGCGGGAATCGGCTACCGGTACAACGTGGACCCGCTGCTAGTGCGCGTAATCTTCGTGGTCACAACAATTTTCGGCGGGGCAGGCGCCATCATGTATGTGGCGTGCTGGCTGCTGATGCCCACCGCCCGCTACACCACTCCGTACCACGAGTCCAAGGTGAAGATGGTCTTCTGGATCATCGTCCTGCTGCTTGTCGGCGGACCCTTCATCGACCCCGACCGCGATCCCTGGGGATTCGTCAGTGCCGTTGTCCTGCTCGGGGGCTGGTATCTGCTCTATCAGCGCCAGACCGAAACCCCACCACCTCCGGCGAGTTCGACGACGCAGCCCGGCCCGGCCGAAGATGGCGAACCGAACAGCCATACCGCGGCCACCAGCCCTCTCTTACCGCCTCCCCCACCCAACTGGGATCCACTGCGGGCGGCCCCTTTCGCCTGGGATCTACCCGATCCGGCTCCCCTGCCGGCGCCTCCGGCCAAGCCCAAGTCGCCCGTACCCAAGGTAACCATCGGCGCGGCACTCATCGTCAGTGCTCTGCTCGTGGCCATCGGACTGCTGGGCGCCAACTGGGTGACACCCGTCGTGGTCGCGGCAGCGGCACTGGTCGTCCTCGGGGTCGGCTTACTGGTGGGTGCATGGCTTCGCAGCGGCTACTCACTGCTCTTTCTGGCGATACCGCTGGCCGGGTTCGTCGTCGTAGCATCCTCGATCGGTCCGCTCGAGGTGTCACTCAACGTCGGCGACCAAAATTACCGTGTCACAGAGGCTTCCGATATCGAGGAGTACTACGAGGTCGGCGTCGGCACGATCACCCTTGACCTCACACAGGTCACGCTCACCAACGATAAAACGGTCTACCTCGACGTCGGGATGGGCGATATCCAGGTACTCGTTCCCCCTTCGATGAATGTACGCACCTCGTGCGAGGTGGGCATGGGCAGCTTCGATTGCCTGCCCTCACCCAAGGGTGTCGGCCCCGTACTGACAATCAACGCAACGGCAAATGTAGGAAGCATTGAGGTGCAACGTGTCTGA
- a CDS encoding tetraspanin family protein — MSENIDEPTTGTDNELTAENPVTTTPEADTDEKGRPSILLALSGLVALLVGGWALTGQDFGALVHSNLLGWMAIAVAIAIGVALVAVPTRRNRT; from the coding sequence GTGTCTGAGAACATCGACGAACCAACGACCGGCACCGACAATGAGCTCACCGCGGAAAATCCCGTGACGACTACCCCGGAGGCCGACACCGACGAGAAGGGCAGACCATCCATCTTGCTGGCACTGTCCGGGCTGGTCGCCCTGCTCGTCGGAGGCTGGGCTTTGACCGGCCAGGACTTCGGAGCGCTAGTGCACAGCAACCTGCTCGGCTGGATGGCGATTGCCGTGGCGATCGCCATCGGCGTTGCGCTGGTGGCGGTTCCAACCCGCCGTAACCGAACCTAG
- a CDS encoding GuaB3 family IMP dehydrogenase-related protein: MRDLVEIGMGRTARRTYELDDVNIVPSRRTRSSQDVSTAWQLDAYRFEIPVVAHPTDALVSPQFAIELGRAGGLGVINGEGLWGRHADVEARIAEVVEVAQKEPEPSAAIRLLQQLHSAPIDPELLATAIAEVRGAGVTTAVRVSPQNAQLLTPHLISAGIDLLVIHGTIVSAERVARDGEPLNLKTFISELDIPVVAGGVIDHRTALHLMRTGAAGVIVGYGQTAGATTSGEVLGISVAMATAIADAAAARREYLDETGGRYVHVLADGDIHTSGDLAKSIACGADAVVLGTPLAAAQEAAGDGWFWPNAAAHPSLPRGALLQVAVGERPPLSEVLVGPSDDPFGTLNLVGGLRRSMAKSGYCDLKEFQKVGLTVNS; this comes from the coding sequence ATGCGTGACCTCGTCGAAATCGGCATGGGCAGAACAGCTCGTCGTACCTATGAACTCGATGACGTAAACATTGTCCCGTCGCGCCGCACGCGTTCCTCGCAGGACGTGTCGACGGCGTGGCAGCTCGATGCCTACCGCTTCGAGATTCCGGTGGTGGCGCACCCGACCGACGCGCTGGTTTCGCCGCAATTCGCCATAGAACTCGGGCGGGCCGGCGGGCTGGGTGTCATCAACGGTGAGGGATTGTGGGGCCGACACGCCGATGTCGAGGCCCGCATCGCCGAAGTGGTCGAGGTCGCCCAGAAGGAGCCGGAACCTTCCGCCGCGATTCGGCTGTTGCAGCAGTTGCATTCGGCGCCAATCGATCCCGAGCTGCTGGCGACAGCCATCGCCGAAGTCCGCGGTGCCGGAGTGACCACCGCCGTGCGGGTGAGCCCGCAGAATGCGCAGCTGCTCACCCCGCACTTGATCTCTGCCGGTATCGACCTGCTGGTCATCCACGGCACCATCGTGTCGGCCGAGCGGGTGGCCCGTGACGGCGAGCCACTCAACCTGAAAACCTTTATCTCCGAGCTGGATATCCCCGTCGTCGCCGGTGGCGTTATCGACCACCGCACGGCGCTGCATCTGATGCGCACGGGTGCTGCCGGTGTCATCGTCGGGTACGGGCAGACCGCGGGTGCGACGACCAGCGGAGAGGTGTTGGGCATCAGTGTCGCGATGGCGACCGCCATCGCCGACGCCGCTGCAGCCCGCCGTGAGTATCTCGACGAGACGGGCGGCCGGTACGTGCATGTGCTGGCCGACGGCGACATCCACACCTCGGGTGACCTCGCGAAGTCCATCGCCTGCGGTGCCGATGCCGTCGTACTGGGGACGCCGCTGGCCGCCGCCCAGGAGGCCGCCGGTGACGGGTGGTTCTGGCCGAATGCTGCCGCGCATCCCTCGCTGCCTCGTGGCGCACTGCTGCAGGTGGCGGTGGGGGAGCGGCCGCCGCTGAGCGAGGTGCTCGTCGGGCCTTCCGATGACCCGTTTGGCACGTTGAATCTTGTTGGTGGGCTCCGTCGTTCGATGGCGAAGTCCGGATACTGCGATCTGAAGGAATTTCAGAAGGTCGGGCTGACCGTCAACTCTTAG
- the guaB gene encoding IMP dehydrogenase: MTIAAGSVHTGGDDPHKVAMLGLTFDDVLLLPAASDVLPNGADTSSQLTKRIRLNVPLVSSAMDTVTEARMAIAMARAGGMGVLHRNLSLEDQAGQVETVKRSEAGMVTNPVTCSPENTLAEVDALCARFRISGLPVVNPQGALVGIITNRDMRFEADLSKPVAEVMTKPPLITARQGVTADAALGLLRRNKIEKLPIVDGDGRLTGLITVKDFAKTEQHPNATKDSDGRLLVGAAVGVGDDAWTRAMALVDAGVDVLIVDTAHAHNRKVLDMVGKLKAEVGERVDVVGGNVATRSGAAALIEAGADAVKVGVGPGSICTTRVVAGVGAPQITAILEASAVCHLAGVPVIADGGMQYSGDIAKALAAGASTTMLGSLLAGTAESPGELIFVNGKQFKSYRGMGSMGAMQGRGAAGNTGRSYSKDRYFQDDVLSEDKLVPEGIEGRVPFRGPLSTVMHQLTGGLRAAMGYTGASSIEELQRAQFVQITAAGLKESHPHDITMTAEAPNYYVR, encoded by the coding sequence ATGACCATTGCGGCAGGGTCCGTCCACACCGGCGGCGACGATCCGCACAAGGTCGCCATGCTCGGTCTGACCTTCGATGATGTGCTGTTGCTGCCCGCGGCATCGGATGTGTTGCCGAACGGTGCGGACACCTCGTCTCAGCTGACCAAGCGGATCAGGCTCAATGTCCCGCTGGTCAGCTCGGCGATGGACACCGTGACCGAGGCCCGGATGGCCATCGCCATGGCGCGTGCCGGCGGGATGGGCGTGCTGCACCGCAACCTGTCGCTGGAGGATCAAGCCGGCCAGGTCGAGACCGTCAAGCGGTCCGAGGCCGGCATGGTGACCAACCCGGTGACCTGCTCGCCCGAGAACACCCTGGCCGAGGTCGACGCGCTGTGTGCGCGGTTCCGGATTTCCGGTCTGCCGGTGGTGAATCCTCAGGGCGCGCTCGTGGGGATCATCACCAACCGGGACATGCGGTTCGAGGCCGATCTGTCCAAGCCGGTCGCCGAGGTGATGACCAAGCCGCCGCTGATCACCGCGCGCCAGGGAGTGACCGCTGACGCTGCGCTGGGGCTGTTGCGGCGCAACAAGATCGAGAAGCTTCCCATCGTCGACGGCGACGGCCGCCTGACCGGACTCATCACGGTCAAGGATTTCGCGAAGACCGAGCAGCATCCCAATGCCACCAAGGACAGCGACGGACGGCTTCTGGTCGGCGCCGCGGTCGGTGTGGGCGATGACGCCTGGACGCGGGCCATGGCGCTCGTGGACGCGGGTGTCGATGTGCTGATCGTGGACACCGCGCACGCGCACAACCGCAAGGTGCTGGACATGGTGGGCAAGCTCAAAGCCGAGGTGGGCGAGCGCGTCGACGTGGTCGGCGGGAACGTCGCGACCCGGTCGGGTGCGGCGGCGCTCATCGAAGCGGGCGCCGACGCGGTGAAGGTCGGCGTGGGTCCGGGCTCCATCTGCACTACCCGTGTGGTGGCCGGTGTCGGTGCACCGCAGATCACCGCGATCCTGGAGGCCTCGGCGGTCTGCCACCTGGCCGGTGTTCCGGTGATCGCCGACGGCGGCATGCAGTATTCGGGTGATATCGCCAAGGCGCTTGCCGCCGGTGCGTCCACGACGATGCTCGGGTCTCTGCTGGCGGGCACCGCCGAGTCGCCTGGTGAACTGATCTTCGTCAACGGCAAGCAGTTCAAGAGCTACCGCGGCATGGGGTCCATGGGGGCCATGCAGGGACGCGGTGCGGCCGGGAACACCGGGCGGAGCTACTCGAAGGACCGCTACTTCCAGGACGACGTGTTGTCCGAAGACAAGCTGGTGCCCGAGGGCATCGAGGGCCGGGTTCCGTTCCGCGGCCCGCTGTCGACGGTCATGCATCAGTTGACGGGCGGCCTGCGTGCCGCCATGGGGTACACCGGGGCGTCGAGCATCGAAGAGCTGCAGCGCGCTCAGTTTGTACAGATCACCGCGGCCGGGCTCAAGGAGAGCCATCCGCATGACATCACCATGACGGCCGAAGCGCCGAACTACTACGTGCGTTAA
- a CDS encoding response regulator, protein MRVFLVDDHGVFRSGVRAELAGESDIEIVGEAGSVVEAVAGIRSSAPDVVLLDVHMPSGGGVAVINGVGGSGPVFLALSVSDAAEDVIAVIRAGARGYVTKTISGSELAEAVRRVAGGDAVFSPRLAGFVLDSFTGRSNTPEPALDPELDSLTPRELEVLRLLARGYTYREIAEDLVISVKTVETHASNVLRKTQQSNRNALTRWAHTRQLD, encoded by the coding sequence CTGCGGGTATTCCTGGTCGACGATCACGGGGTGTTCCGGTCCGGGGTGCGGGCGGAGCTGGCCGGTGAATCGGATATCGAGATCGTGGGCGAGGCCGGTTCGGTTGTCGAGGCGGTCGCCGGAATACGTTCCAGTGCACCGGATGTGGTGTTGCTCGATGTGCACATGCCCTCCGGCGGAGGGGTCGCCGTCATCAACGGAGTCGGCGGCTCGGGACCAGTCTTTCTTGCGCTCAGTGTGTCGGATGCCGCCGAGGATGTCATCGCGGTGATTCGTGCGGGAGCCAGAGGCTATGTCACCAAGACGATTTCGGGAAGTGAACTCGCCGAGGCCGTGCGCCGGGTGGCCGGTGGGGATGCGGTGTTCAGCCCGCGGCTTGCCGGATTCGTGCTCGATTCGTTCACCGGGCGGTCGAATACCCCGGAGCCGGCACTGGATCCGGAGCTGGATTCGTTGACCCCACGCGAGCTTGAGGTGCTGCGGCTCCTTGCCCGCGGATACACCTACCGGGAAATTGCCGAGGATCTGGTGATCTCGGTCAAGACGGTGGAGACGCACGCTTCTAATGTGCTGCGTAAGACTCAGCAGTCCAATCGCAACGCGTTGACCCGCTGGGCGCACACCCGCCAGCTCGACTAG